The following are from one region of the Acanthopagrus latus isolate v.2019 chromosome 2, fAcaLat1.1, whole genome shotgun sequence genome:
- the LOC119030532 gene encoding scavenger receptor cysteine-rich type 1 protein M130-like has product MILFLFLGFSKGLLTDETGTSEEIDDIQLAGGSSRCSGELQVKSQGVWTEVDDRDWNLKLADAVCRHLDCGSVVEVLSINPTFLSSWRIAPFCLNSGTELRKCFMKRSITPGTSLGIICSDSIRLVNGNSLCSGRLEVKSNQRWSSVCEDDFDQQDAEVVCRELGCGAPSVLQGALYGEVEAPVWTSEFQCGGHESALLDCRTSGSDRNTCSPGEAVGLTCSEPDIVRLVGGSSSCAGELEVKQHGVWRKVDEEKSQWNLKTADAVCRQLDCGSAVSTERIKNKSPQTVRWVRSTCLQSGSAVRDCIATRINSTDYNLEVKCSDSVRLVNGNSLCSGRLEVKSNQRWSSVCEDDFDQQDAEVVCRELGCGAPSVLQGALYGEVEAPMWTREFQCGGHESALLDCRTSGSDRNTCSPSKAVGLTCSEPDIFRLLGGSSRCAGELELKQQGVWRKVDEAMLQWNLKTADAACRQLDCGSAVSTGRIQSLTSIPVWRISSTCLQSGSAISDCVSTTTDSANYHLEVKCSDSVRLVNGNSLCSGRLEVKSNQRWSSVCEDDFDQQDAEVVCRELGCGAPSVLQGALYGEVEAPVWTREFQCGGHESALLDCRTSGSDRNTCSPGEAVGLTCSELNEIQLVGGSSSCVGRLEMKHKGKWKPVSLSLFSMWGLMSIAVVCRQLDCGSALSTETVHVVNTDTWTILSSCGQSESAIRECTSIWPISSQDTLKITCSDSVRLVNGNSLCSGRLEVKSNQRWSSVCEDDFDQQDAEVVCRELGCGAPSVLQGALYGEVEAPVWTSEFQCGGHESALLDCRTSGSDRNTCSPGKAVGLTCSEPDIVRLSGGTSRCDGTLEMKQRGEWRPVTNIVSGWDQKLASVACRQLDCGSVVSTKIRNPSDKPAWWISETCVQSDSIPLLRECLLVPDQVPSPVSREVICSDILAQPNISFSPHNDGLSEDKQLQVLLGSSFTISCSILPQHPGGSFQLTLTNSATSQNYTLPAVNHSAHFLFSAADHTHQGNYICVYHVYAFSRKFSSESRRLYVAVAASLTDLIIRLALIVLMVAFSAAMFFYYKVSRRQMLRREDNIELDYLGGAQDGNSGAEEAGVEGPQ; this is encoded by the exons atgattttgtttctgtttttaggATTCTCCAAAGGTCTCCTGACAGACGAAACTGGTACTTCTGAGG AGATTGATGACATCCAGTTGGCTGGAGGATCCAGCCGTTGTTCTGGTGAACTACAGGTGAAGAGCCAGGGTGTTTGGACAGAAGTGGATGACCGTGACTGGAACCTCAAGTTAGCAGATGCAGTTTGTAGACACCTGgactgtggttctgtggttgaAGTTCTTTCAATCAATCCCACATTTTTATCTTCATGGAGAATAGCACCTTTCTGTCTAAATTCTGGAACTGAACTGAGGAAATGTTTCATGAAAAGGTCCATAACTCCTGGTACCAGTCTGGGGATCATCTGTTCAG ACTCCATCAGGCTGGTGAatggaaacagtctgtgttcaggCAGACTGGAGGTGAAGTCTAACCAGAGGtggtcctcagtgtgtgaagatgactttgaccagcaggatgcagaggTGGTCTGtagggagctcggctgtggggCTCCTTCAGTCCTCCAGGGGGCGCTCTATGGAGAAGTGGAGGCTCCAGTGTGGACCAGTGAGTTCCAGTGTGGAGGCCATGAGTCTGCTCTCCTGGACTGTAGAACCTCAGGCTCAgatagaaacacctgctcacctggtgaagctgttggactcacctgctcag AGCCCGATATTGTCCGGTTGGTGGGAGGATCCAGTAGTTGTGCTGGTGAACTGGAGGTGAAACAACATGGCGTGTGGAGAAAAGTGGATGAAGAAAAGAGTCAGTGGAATCTAAAGACAGCAGATGCAGTGTGCAGACAACTGGACTGTGGCTCTGCTGTTTCAACAGAGcggataaaaaataaatctcccCAAACTGTGCGGTGGGTTAGATCAACTTGTCTTCAGTCCGGGTCTGCAGTTAGAGACTGTATAGCTACAAGGATTAATTCAACTGATTACAACCTGGAGGTCAAGTGTTCAG ACTCTGTCAGGCTGGTGAatggaaacagtctgtgttcaggCAGACTGGAGGTGAAGTCTAACCAGAGGtggtcctcagtgtgtgaagatgactttgaccagcaggatgcagaggTGGTCTGtagggagctcggctgtggggCTCCTTCAGTCCTCCAGGGGGCGCTCTATGGAGAAGTGGAGGCTCCAATGTGGACCAGAGAGTTCCAGTGTGGAGGCCATGAGTCTGCTCTCCTGGACTGTAGAACCTCAGGCTCAgatagaaacacctgctcacctAGCAAAGCTGTtggactcacctgctcag AGCCCGATATTTTCCGGTTGCTGGGAGGATCCAGTCGCTGTGCTGGTGAACTGGAGCTGAAACAACAAGGCGTGTGGAGAAAAGTGGATGAAGCAATGCTTCAGTGGAATCTAAAGACAGCAGATGCAGCGTGCAGACAACTGGACTGTGGCTCTGCTGTTTCAACAGGGCGGATACAGAGTTTAACATCCATACCTGTCTGGAGGATTAGTTCAACTTGTCTTCAGTCTGGGTCTGCAATTAGTGATTGTGTATCTACAACAACTGATTCTGCCAACTACCACCTGGAGGTCAAGTGTTCAG ACTCTGTCAGGCTGGTGAatggaaacagtctgtgttcaggCAGACTGGAGGTGAAGTCTAACCAGAGGtggtcctcagtgtgtgaagatgactttgaccagcaggatgcagaggTGGTCTGtagggagctcggctgtggggCTCCTTCAGTCCTCCAGGGGGCGCTCTATGGAGAAGTGGAGGCTCCAGTGTGGACCAGAGAGTTCCAGTGTGGAGGCCATGAGTCTGCTCTCCTGGACTGTAGAACCTCAGGCTCAgatagaaacacctgctcacctggtgaagctgttggactcacctgctcag AGCTCAATGAAATCCAGTTGGTTGGAGGATCCAGCTCCTGTGTGGGCAGACTTGAGatgaaacacaaaggaaaatggAAACCAGTGTCTCTCTCGTTATTTTCTATGTGGGGCCTGATGTCTATAGCGGTTGTATGTAGACAGCTGGACTGTGGTTCTGCTCTTTCAACAGAAACAGTACATGTGGTCAACACAGATACATGGACAATCCTATCATCCTGTGGTCAGTCTGAGTCTGCCATCAGAGAATGTACATCAATATGGCCTATTTCTTCCCAAGATACTCTGAAAATTACCTGCTCAG ACTCTGTCAGGCTGGTGAatggaaacagtctgtgttcaggCAGACTGGAGGTGAAGTCTAACCAGAGGtggtcctcagtgtgtgaagatgactttgaccagcaggatgcagaggTGGTCTGtagggagctcggctgtggggCTCCTTCAGTCCTCCAGGGGGCGCTCTATGGAGAAGTGGAGGCTCCAGTGTGGACCAGTGAGTTCCAGTGTGGAGGCCATGAGTCTGCTCTCCTGGACTGTAGAACCTCAGGCTCAGATAGGAACACCTGCTCACCTGGCAAAGCTGTtggactcacctgctcag AGCCTGATATTGTCAGGTTGTCAGGGGGAACCAGTCGCTGCGATGGCACGTTAGAGATGAAACAACGGGGAGAGTGGAGACCAGTGACTAACATCGTCTCTGGATGGGACCAGAAGTTAGCATCTGTTGCATGTAGACAACTCGACTGTGGTTCTGttgtttcaacaaaaatacGAAACCCTTCAGATAAACCCGCCTGGTGGATCAGCGAGACCTGTGTTCAGTCTGATTCTATACCCCTGCTGCGGGAGTGTTTATTAGTTCCTGATCAAGTCCCATCACCCGTCAGCCGGGAGGTGATCTGCTCAG ATATTCTGGCTCAGCCAAacatctccttctccccccaCAATGACGGATTGTCCGAGGACAAGCAGCTTCAGGTGCTCCTGGGCTCCAGTTTCACCATCAGCTGCTCCATCCTGCCCCAGCATCCAGGAGGCTCTTTCCAGCTTACTTTGACCAACTCAGCAACATCACAGAACTACACCCTgccagctgtcaatcactctgcccacttcctgttctctgctgcagaccaCACCCACCAAGGGAACTACATCTGTGTTTATCACGTCTACGCTTTCTCCCGTAAATTCTCCTCTGAGAGCCGCCGTCTCTACGTAGCTGTCGCAG CCTCTTTAACAGATCTGATCATCAGGCTGGCACTCATAGTGCTGATGGTGGCGTTCAGTGCTGCCATGTTTTTCTACTACAAG GTCAGCAGAAGGCAGATGCTGAGACGAGAGGACAATATTGAGCTCGATTACCTTGGTGGTGCTCAAGATGGAAACAGTGGAGCTGAAGAGGCAGGAGTCGAGGGACCACAGTAG